In Embleya scabrispora, the DNA window TCCACGCCGCCGGCGACTCTCGCCCGCCGCCGGCCGGACGAGTCGTGCCGATCGTTGCCCGAAAGCTGCCCGCGGGCCGACCCGGCCGTACCGTCCCTGCCGCCGACCCGGTGTCGTCGCTCGCCGCCGGACGGCACGACGTGTCGCCATCGGCGCGTACTCATCCCGTCACCACCTTGTTCCGACCCGGAACGTCCTCGACGATCAGGCTCCGATAGATCTCCGCGGTCTCCCGGGCCACCCGTTCCCAGGAGTAGCGCGTCCCGGCCCGGCGCACGCCGGCCCGGCCCAACTCCCTTGCCCACTCGGGCCGGTCCAGGAGTTCGCGCAGCGCCCGGGTCAACGCCTCGACGTCACGCGGGGGCACGAGCAATCCATTGACGCCGTCCACGACGGTGTCCCGCAGTCCGCCGACGGCGGCGGCCACCACGGGAGTGCCGCAGGCCATGGCCTCCAGGGGAACGATGCCGAACGGTTCGTACCACGGCACGCACACCACCGCGTCCGCGCTGCGCAGCAGAGCGGGCAGTTCGTCGCGGGCCACGCTGCCGAGGAAGTCGACGCGCTCGCGCACACCGACCTCGGTCGCGACCTCGATCAGGTGCCGGACCTGGGGATCGGCTTCCACCGGCCCCTCCTGCGGACCGCCCGCGATCAGCAGTTCGGCGTCCGGCAACGCGGCCAGGGCCCGCACGACCGCGTCGATGCCCTTGCGTTCGACCAGTCGGCCCACGACCAACAGCCGCGGTCGTTCGGTGCGGCGAGCGACCGGTCCGTGGGGCACGAAGTGGGTGGTGTCCACGCCGCACGGCACGACGCTGATCCGGTCCGGGTCCAAACCCATGCGCACGAGTTCCGAGACCTCGTCGGTACACGTGGCCACGATGCGCGCGGCGCGGCGACCGACCGTCACCTCGGCGGCGATCCGCGCCGCGGGGCTGGAGTCGCCGGCTCCGAGGTGGCGCCGCTTGACCGAGCCCAGCGCGTGATACGTCTGGACCACCGGAACGCCGCACGGTTGTGCGCCGCGCAGCGCGGCGAGCCCCGACATCCAGAAGTGGCCGTGCACGACCGCCGGCCGGCGCAGCAGGAAGCGGTCGGCGAGTTTGTCGCCGAACTCGTCCATGAAGGGCAGCAGTTCGTCCTTGGGGATCGGTTCGGCGGGCCCGGCCTCGACGAGGGTCACCGTGACTCCCCGGCACAGGCGGCTGGTGGCGGGCGCGTCCTTGTTGTCTCTGCGGGTGTACACACTGACCCGGTGGCCCAGTCGGGCGAGCGCCGTGGACAACGCCGCCACGTGCACGTTCTGCCCACCGGCGTCCACGCCGCCGAGGACGGCCATCGGATTGGCGTGTTCGGACACCATGGCGATCCTCATGACACGACCTCCTTCAGTACGGCGTCCCAGTCCTGAAGGAAGCGCCTCGCTCCGTAACGGGCCAGCACGCTCTCCC includes these proteins:
- a CDS encoding glycosyltransferase, with amino-acid sequence MRIAMVSEHANPMAVLGGVDAGGQNVHVAALSTALARLGHRVSVYTRRDNKDAPATSRLCRGVTVTLVEAGPAEPIPKDELLPFMDEFGDKLADRFLLRRPAVVHGHFWMSGLAALRGAQPCGVPVVQTYHALGSVKRRHLGAGDSSPAARIAAEVTVGRRAARIVATCTDEVSELVRMGLDPDRISVVPCGVDTTHFVPHGPVARRTERPRLLVVGRLVERKGIDAVVRALAALPDAELLIAGGPQEGPVEADPQVRHLIEVATEVGVRERVDFLGSVARDELPALLRSADAVVCVPWYEPFGIVPLEAMACGTPVVAAAVGGLRDTVVDGVNGLLVPPRDVEALTRALRELLDRPEWARELGRAGVRRAGTRYSWERVARETAEIYRSLIVEDVPGRNKVVTG